In Streptomyces camelliae, the sequence CTGAAGGTGCGCACGGAGGTGCGTGACGGGCAGCAGCAGTGGGCCTCCGCCGACATCGACGCCGTGGCGATCGGCCACGACCTCTCGCGCGGTACGGCGGCCTTCCAGCGCGCGGCCAGGCCGGAGACGCAGCCGACGGCACCGAGGCCGGAGCCGAACTGGGAGACACCGCGCCCGGCGGACCCCGCGGCCGAAGCCGCTGAACAGCCGCGGCCCCAACGGACGCGGGAGCCGGCGTTGGTGACGTGATGTCGGTGGTCGGCCCCGGCAGGTGTGGGGACGCCGTCC encodes:
- a CDS encoding single-stranded DNA-binding protein — protein: MNETIVCVVGNVATQPVYRELAAGPSVRFRLAVTARYWDREKSAWTDGHTNFFTVWANRQLAVNVKASVEVGQPVVVQGRLKVRTEVRDGQQQWASADIDAVAIGHDLSRGTAAFQRAARPETQPTAPRPEPNWETPRPADPAAEAAEQPRPQRTREPALVT